One part of the Leucobacter triazinivorans genome encodes these proteins:
- a CDS encoding O-methyltransferase, which produces MSEADTRVPHRAIGPDPPHPRTSRGSRPTEENVSKLERNWQYAEQYPGETDALVRARRLSLELGIEPVSRSIGAQLSAMTVLSRARTVCEVGTGVGVSGLSLLRYATDTTLTSIELEPEHLREARTVFADAGIPASRLRLIEGDARHVMPRLNLGAYDLVLLDAEPEQLLEFFEQALGIVRPGGCIIVPGAFAHGRVPDPAARDAATLACRDLLALVAESPAIAPVLSPAGDGVLTLVRLDG; this is translated from the coding sequence GTGAGCGAGGCCGACACCCGCGTCCCGCACCGGGCCATCGGCCCGGATCCGCCCCACCCGCGCACCTCGCGCGGGTCGCGCCCCACGGAGGAGAACGTGAGCAAGCTCGAACGCAACTGGCAGTACGCCGAGCAGTACCCCGGAGAGACCGATGCGCTCGTGCGCGCGAGACGACTCTCACTCGAACTCGGGATCGAACCGGTCAGCCGGTCGATCGGAGCCCAGCTCTCGGCCATGACGGTGCTGAGCCGTGCGCGCACCGTCTGCGAGGTGGGCACGGGCGTCGGGGTCAGCGGGCTCTCGCTGCTGCGCTACGCGACGGACACCACGCTCACCTCCATCGAGCTCGAGCCGGAGCACCTGAGGGAGGCGCGCACGGTCTTCGCCGACGCCGGCATCCCCGCGTCGCGCCTGCGCCTTATCGAGGGCGACGCACGGCACGTCATGCCCCGGCTCAACCTCGGCGCCTACGACCTCGTGCTGCTCGACGCAGAGCCCGAGCAGCTGCTCGAGTTCTTCGAACAGGCGCTCGGCATCGTGCGCCCGGGAGGCTGCATCATCGTTCCCGGAGCCTTCGCCCACGGCCGGGTGCCGGATCCCGCCGCGCGAGACGCGGCGACGCTCGCGTGCCGCGATCTGCTCGCGCTGGTCGCAGAGTCACCGGCGATCGCGCCGGTGCTCTCGCCGGCGGGAGACGGCGTGCTCACCCTGGTGCGACTCGACGGTTAG
- a CDS encoding putative bifunctional diguanylate cyclase/phosphodiesterase, with product MHTHEPDSRAGADGERGRPVAASDREIDQILNALSTYSIIAITDRHGIIQYVNDRFCEISQYSRAELLGRTHRVVGSGRHSRDFFGELWRVISRGEVWTGEICNRAKDGAEYWVDTTIIPLGDEQGRPQRYLAIRTEATQRRQAEDQARLLAHFDGSTGLANRASMLRDVERALAVQPVGEFCAYVSFSVDELSAVNDAFGYEAGDLMLRDAAAGLRALEREGLSAARMGSNTFGVLLTGLGGEQRQAEARCLDAVDQVLTTVNGASDLPSGMVLDVSASLGFVLWARPGTRAAAEASEAPDAALAPDDYLETDDSAEIIKCADVARKRARRAGGQLRVRRFRQRMLDEAQERVRLFSELRRGIEQGELRLFAQPIVDRDRRVIGEEGLIRWISPQRGLVPPDAFIPLAEQTGLIIEIGDWVLEEACRVLTSWKDDPARRELTFSINLSERQLRADDFAERVHRILAGHDISPGLLKFELTESVLHTDLDRTIRMLGLLRAEGVFASLDDFGTGYSSLSYLRRLPVQQLKIDRSFVSSVVDDAHTAAITQTIVQLGRTFGLQVVAEGVETEEQFQALCELGVDAFQGYLFARPRPVSETLAGS from the coding sequence ATGCACACGCACGAGCCGGACTCGCGCGCCGGTGCGGACGGAGAACGGGGCCGTCCCGTCGCCGCCTCCGACCGCGAGATCGATCAGATCCTGAACGCGCTGAGCACCTACTCGATCATCGCGATCACGGACCGGCACGGGATCATCCAGTACGTCAACGACCGCTTCTGCGAGATCTCGCAGTACTCCCGCGCGGAGCTCCTCGGGCGCACGCATCGCGTGGTCGGCTCGGGACGGCACTCGCGCGACTTCTTCGGCGAGCTGTGGCGGGTCATCAGCCGCGGCGAGGTCTGGACCGGTGAGATCTGCAACCGCGCCAAGGACGGGGCCGAGTACTGGGTCGACACCACGATCATCCCCTTGGGCGACGAGCAGGGGCGCCCGCAGCGCTACCTCGCCATCCGCACCGAGGCCACCCAGCGGCGCCAGGCCGAGGACCAGGCGCGCCTGCTCGCGCACTTCGACGGCTCGACCGGGCTCGCCAATCGGGCGTCGATGCTGCGCGACGTCGAGCGTGCGCTCGCTGTGCAGCCCGTGGGGGAGTTCTGCGCGTACGTTTCCTTCAGCGTCGACGAGCTGTCGGCCGTCAACGACGCGTTCGGCTACGAAGCCGGAGACCTCATGCTGCGCGACGCGGCCGCCGGGCTCCGTGCGCTCGAGCGGGAGGGGCTCTCGGCCGCCCGCATGGGCTCGAATACCTTCGGCGTGCTGCTGACGGGGCTGGGCGGTGAGCAGCGCCAGGCAGAGGCCCGCTGCCTCGACGCGGTCGATCAGGTGCTGACGACGGTCAACGGCGCCTCGGATCTGCCCTCGGGCATGGTGCTCGACGTCTCGGCGAGCCTGGGCTTCGTGCTGTGGGCGCGGCCGGGAACCCGGGCGGCCGCCGAGGCCTCCGAAGCGCCCGACGCCGCCCTCGCCCCGGACGACTACCTCGAGACCGACGACTCCGCCGAGATCATCAAGTGCGCGGACGTCGCTCGGAAACGCGCGCGTCGCGCGGGCGGGCAGCTGCGGGTGCGCCGATTCCGGCAGCGCATGCTCGACGAAGCCCAGGAGCGCGTGCGGCTCTTCTCCGAGCTGCGCCGCGGCATCGAGCAGGGGGAGCTGCGGCTCTTCGCACAGCCCATCGTCGATCGCGATCGTCGAGTGATCGGCGAGGAGGGCTTGATCCGCTGGATCAGCCCGCAGCGCGGTCTGGTGCCGCCCGACGCCTTCATCCCCCTCGCCGAGCAGACCGGACTGATCATCGAGATCGGCGACTGGGTGCTCGAAGAGGCGTGCCGGGTACTGACCTCCTGGAAGGACGACCCCGCGCGACGCGAGTTGACCTTCTCGATCAACCTCAGCGAGCGCCAGTTGCGCGCCGATGACTTCGCCGAGCGGGTGCACCGCATCCTGGCCGGGCACGACATCTCGCCGGGGCTGCTCAAGTTCGAGCTCACCGAGAGCGTGCTGCACACCGACTTGGATCGCACGATCCGCATGCTGGGCCTGCTGCGCGCCGAGGGGGTGTTCGCGTCGCTCGACGACTTCGGCACGGGCTACTCGTCGCTGAGCTATCTGCGCCGCCTGCCCGTGCAGCAGCTCAAGATCGACCGCTCGTTCGTCTCCTCGGTCGTCGACGACGCGCACACGGCGGCCATCACCCAGACCATCGTGCAGTTGGGACGCACCTTCGGACTGCAGGTCGTGGCCGAAGGCGTGGAGACCGAGGAGCAGTTCCAGGCCCTCTGCGAGCTCGGCGTCGACGCGTTCCAGGGGTATCTCTTCGCGCGCCCGCGACCGGTGTCGGAGACCCTGGCCGGGTCGTAG
- a CDS encoding general stress protein — protein sequence MSTPGPLRSSRVPLMPEIPKGEIVSTYDRYEHAKHAVDVLARASFPVQQISIVGNDVRSVERVTGRLTYGRVALMGALSGAYLGLFLGILLFIFQPDNTAIFGVFISAVVIGAGFGMLFGVLSYAMNRNRRDFSSVMQMVATRYDLVTEPELVHQARQILTASVR from the coding sequence ATGAGTACTCCAGGCCCCCTCCGTTCGTCGCGCGTGCCGTTGATGCCCGAGATCCCGAAGGGCGAGATCGTCTCCACCTACGACCGCTACGAGCACGCGAAGCACGCGGTCGACGTGCTCGCGCGGGCGAGCTTCCCCGTGCAGCAGATCAGCATCGTGGGCAACGACGTGCGCAGCGTGGAGCGGGTCACCGGCCGGCTCACGTACGGCCGGGTCGCGCTGATGGGGGCGCTCTCGGGGGCCTACCTGGGCCTGTTTCTGGGCATCCTGCTGTTCATCTTCCAGCCTGACAACACGGCGATCTTCGGCGTGTTCATCTCGGCGGTGGTCATCGGCGCGGGGTTCGGCATGCTGTTCGGCGTGCTCTCCTACGCGATGAACCGCAACCGGCGCGACTTCTCCTCGGTCATGCAGATGGTGGCGACGAGATACGACCTGGTCACCGAGCCGGAGCTCGTGCACCAGGCGCGTCAGATCCTCACCGCTTCCGTTCGTTAG
- the dapD gene encoding 2,3,4,5-tetrahydropyridine-2,6-dicarboxylate N-succinyltransferase has protein sequence MTATRFAWSAGISTIASNGTVLDAWFPAPQLGPRPGDRDPWIAPAELESLAGADEHRGVELRPVSVEIDLDAPPASTEDAYLRLHLLSHCLVLPNSINLDGVFGRLPNVAWTTAGPMLPEDYAARLPRLKRAGITAVGLDKFPRLTDYVVPEGVRIADASRVRLGAHLAPGTTVMHEGFVNFNAGTLGASMVEGRISQGVVIGDGSDIGGGASIMGTLSGGGTQRITIGERALLGANSGIGISLGSDSVVEAGLYVTAGTKVLLPKGTSESAGEPVEVKALELSGVSKLLFRRNSTTGAVEALPREGSGIELNAALHA, from the coding sequence ATGACTGCAACGCGCTTCGCCTGGTCCGCCGGTATCTCCACTATCGCGTCGAACGGCACCGTTCTCGACGCATGGTTCCCCGCTCCTCAGCTGGGCCCGCGTCCCGGGGACCGAGATCCCTGGATCGCACCGGCAGAGTTGGAAAGCCTTGCCGGCGCCGACGAGCACCGTGGCGTGGAACTCCGTCCAGTCAGCGTCGAGATCGACCTCGACGCGCCCCCGGCCTCCACGGAGGATGCGTATCTGCGACTGCACCTGCTGTCGCACTGCCTCGTCCTCCCCAACTCGATCAATCTCGACGGGGTGTTCGGGCGACTTCCGAATGTCGCTTGGACGACTGCTGGCCCGATGCTGCCCGAAGACTACGCAGCGCGACTGCCCCGGCTGAAGCGGGCCGGGATCACCGCGGTGGGTCTCGACAAGTTCCCCCGCCTCACCGACTACGTGGTGCCGGAGGGCGTGCGCATCGCCGATGCGTCTCGCGTGCGTCTCGGGGCGCATCTCGCTCCGGGAACCACCGTCATGCATGAGGGCTTCGTCAACTTCAACGCCGGAACGCTCGGCGCATCGATGGTCGAGGGCCGCATCTCGCAGGGAGTGGTCATCGGTGATGGCTCAGACATCGGCGGCGGCGCCTCGATCATGGGTACGCTTTCCGGCGGCGGGACGCAGCGCATCACCATCGGGGAACGCGCCCTGCTCGGCGCCAACTCGGGTATCGGCATCTCCTTGGGAAGCGACAGTGTGGTCGAAGCCGGGCTCTACGTGACCGCCGGCACCAAGGTGCTGCTTCCCAAGGGCACCTCCGAGTCGGCGGGAGAACCGGTCGAGGTCAAGGCGCTCGAGCTCTCCGGCGTGTCGAAGCTGCTGTTCCGCCGCAACTCGACAACAGGGGCAGTCGAGGCGCTCCCCCGAGAGGGCTCGGGGATCGAGCTGAACGCGGCGCTGCACGCCTGA
- a CDS encoding citrate synthase, with protein sequence MTESTQSQGPATAQLTFPGGSAELPIVEAVDGHSAIDVSTLTKQSGYTALDYGFVNTASTKSSVTYIDGEQGILRYRGYPIEQLAQHSTFLEVAYLLIYGELPTTDELAAFDDEIRRHTLLHEDMRYYFEGVPHTAHPMAVLSGGLQTMSTYYESSLDTTVPEFVEVNTIRLLAKLPVLAAYAHKKSIGQAFLYPDNDLNFVENFLRLNFGNKAEKYTMNPVLVDALDKLLILHADHEQNASTSTVRLVGSTGANMFSSISAGINALSGPLHGGANEAVLDMLAQIRDSGQSVETFVEKVKRKEDGVKLMGFGHRVYKNYDPRARIVKESAARVLEELGVNDPLLGLAQELEQIALEDDYFKERKLYPNVDFYTGVIYKAMGFPTRMFTVLFAIGRLPGWIAQWREARIDPQTKIGRPQQLYIGSAERHLDR encoded by the coding sequence GTGACCGAATCGACTCAGAGCCAGGGCCCGGCCACGGCGCAGCTGACGTTCCCCGGCGGATCCGCCGAGCTGCCGATCGTGGAGGCCGTCGACGGTCACTCGGCCATCGATGTGAGCACGCTCACGAAGCAGAGCGGCTACACGGCTCTCGACTACGGGTTCGTCAACACGGCCTCGACCAAGTCGTCGGTCACCTACATCGATGGCGAGCAGGGGATCCTGCGCTATCGCGGATACCCCATCGAGCAGCTCGCGCAGCACTCCACGTTCCTCGAGGTCGCCTACTTGCTCATCTACGGCGAGCTGCCGACCACCGACGAACTCGCCGCCTTCGACGACGAGATCCGCCGTCACACGCTTCTGCACGAGGACATGCGGTACTACTTCGAGGGCGTGCCCCACACCGCTCACCCGATGGCCGTGCTCTCGGGCGGGCTGCAGACCATGTCGACCTACTACGAGAGCTCCCTCGACACCACCGTGCCGGAGTTCGTCGAGGTGAACACGATCCGACTGCTCGCCAAGCTTCCCGTGCTCGCGGCCTACGCGCACAAGAAGTCGATCGGACAGGCGTTCCTGTACCCGGACAACGATCTCAACTTCGTCGAGAACTTCCTGCGTCTCAACTTCGGCAACAAGGCCGAGAAGTACACGATGAACCCGGTGCTCGTCGACGCGCTCGACAAGCTCCTCATCCTGCACGCCGATCACGAGCAGAATGCGTCGACCTCGACGGTGCGGCTCGTCGGCTCGACCGGGGCCAACATGTTCTCGTCGATCTCGGCGGGGATCAACGCTCTCTCGGGGCCGCTGCACGGCGGTGCGAACGAGGCCGTGCTCGATATGCTCGCGCAGATCCGCGATTCCGGCCAGAGCGTCGAGACCTTCGTCGAGAAGGTGAAGCGCAAGGAGGACGGGGTGAAGCTCATGGGCTTCGGGCACCGCGTCTACAAGAACTACGATCCGCGTGCGCGCATCGTCAAGGAGAGCGCCGCTCGCGTGCTCGAAGAGCTCGGCGTGAACGATCCGCTGCTCGGCCTGGCGCAGGAGCTGGAGCAGATCGCGCTCGAGGACGACTACTTCAAGGAGCGCAAGCTCTACCCGAACGTCGACTTCTACACCGGCGTCATCTACAAGGCCATGGGATTCCCCACGCGCATGTTCACGGTGCTCTTCGCCATCGGTCGCCTGCCGGGCTGGATCGCGCAGTGGCGCGAAGCGCGGATCGACCCCCAGACCAAGATCGGCCGTCCGCAGCAGCTCTACATCGGTTCCGCGGAGCGACACCTGGACCGCTAG
- a CDS encoding twin-arginine translocase TatA/TatE family subunit: MGLTIDKILVILVIAMFVLGPERLPIYAKKLGELVRSVKRMTEGAKDRLRDEMGPEFDEVDWKQLDPRQYDPRRIIRDALVEDEREARLAARRERAAAASAQRAEAAAGAAAAGAAVAGAVAGGTSDGSDDLASTQAPSVRFDDEAT, from the coding sequence ATGGGCCTCACGATAGACAAGATCCTGGTGATCCTGGTGATCGCCATGTTCGTGCTGGGTCCGGAGCGACTGCCGATCTATGCCAAGAAACTCGGCGAACTCGTGCGCAGCGTCAAACGCATGACCGAGGGCGCGAAGGATCGGCTGCGGGATGAGATGGGCCCCGAGTTCGACGAGGTCGATTGGAAGCAGCTCGACCCGCGGCAGTACGATCCCCGGCGCATCATCCGCGACGCCCTCGTCGAGGACGAGCGGGAGGCCCGGTTGGCCGCGAGGCGCGAGCGGGCGGCTGCCGCCTCTGCGCAACGCGCGGAGGCTGCCGCAGGCGCCGCTGCCGCAGGCGCCGCTGTCGCAGGCGCCGTCGCCGGAGGGACGTCCGACGGATCGGACGATCTGGCCTCGACACAGGCTCCGTCGGTGCGCTTCGACGACGAAGCGACGTAA
- a CDS encoding DUF3117 domain-containing protein, whose product MAAMKPRTGDGPMEAVRESRLIVVRVPLEGGGRLVVSVNDQEAAELRDVLAGVLDG is encoded by the coding sequence ATGGCTGCAATGAAACCGAGGACTGGGGATGGACCCATGGAGGCGGTGCGCGAGAGCCGGTTGATCGTCGTGCGGGTGCCCCTCGAGGGCGGCGGACGCCTCGTGGTGTCGGTCAACGACCAGGAAGCGGCCGAACTGCGCGACGTGCTCGCCGGCGTGCTCGACGGCTGA
- a CDS encoding DUF1003 domain-containing protein — MSLFKRFRRDPGLDAPLTAGGRGTRPSEPGAGRRVAGNERFGRWSEGIARGMGTPWFLLVLTAFCVVWLIWNTASPEPWRFDSAALGFTALTLILSLQASYAAPLILLAQNRQDDRDRVQIEQDRQRAERNLADTEFLAREVVALRLALKDLPDRDFVRAELRALLADLAEDPGAAHRQPDSGGPEIADPGTNADPAARNARRSSGDPDKATE; from the coding sequence ATGAGTCTCTTCAAGCGTTTCCGGCGCGATCCCGGTCTCGACGCGCCGCTCACCGCGGGCGGCAGGGGAACCCGGCCGTCCGAGCCGGGCGCGGGTCGCAGGGTGGCGGGCAACGAGCGCTTCGGGCGGTGGAGCGAGGGCATCGCCCGCGGCATGGGCACGCCCTGGTTCCTGCTCGTGCTCACCGCGTTCTGCGTCGTGTGGCTCATCTGGAACACCGCCTCCCCCGAGCCCTGGCGATTCGACAGCGCGGCGCTCGGCTTCACCGCGCTCACGCTCATCCTCTCGCTGCAGGCGTCGTACGCGGCGCCGCTCATCCTGCTGGCGCAGAACCGGCAGGACGACCGCGATCGCGTGCAGATCGAGCAGGATCGCCAGCGCGCCGAGCGCAATCTCGCCGACACCGAGTTCCTCGCGCGCGAGGTCGTCGCGCTGCGCCTCGCACTCAAGGATCTGCCGGATCGCGACTTCGTGCGCGCCGAGCTGCGCGCGCTGCTCGCGGATCTCGCCGAGGATCCGGGCGCTGCGCACCGGCAGCCGGACTCGGGAGGACCCGAGATCGCCGACCCCGGCACGAACGCGGATCCCGCAGCTCGAAACGCGCGACGGTCGAGCGGAGACCCCGATAAGGCGACGGAGTGA
- the dapE gene encoding succinyl-diaminopimelate desuccinylase has protein sequence MPPLNISAGPVELTRQLCNIPSVSGDERAIADAVEAALHVHAPHLRVVRDGDTIIARTELGRARRVAIAGHLDTVPINRNLPVRNELDAVTGEPMIWGRGTVDMKAGVAVQLALAAELSDPAVDLTWIWYDHEEVASHLSGLGRAVRNHPELFAADFAILGEPSNGTIEGGCNGTLRARVTMRGRRAHSARGWMGVNAIHRAGDLLQRLSRYEADRIVVDGLEYREGVNAVRVEGGVAGNVIPDVCVVEVNYRFAPSRTEEEAAAFIREFFDDADEVEIVDLAPGARPGLDAPLAQRFVAAVGVEPTAKFGWTDVSRFAALGIPAVNFGPGDALLAHADDERVPVAQIEFTAAALRSWLAADERPAQARA, from the coding sequence ATTCCGCCCCTGAACATCTCCGCAGGCCCCGTCGAACTGACGAGGCAGCTGTGCAATATCCCGTCGGTCTCCGGCGACGAGCGCGCGATCGCCGATGCGGTTGAAGCGGCGCTGCACGTGCACGCCCCGCATCTGCGCGTCGTGCGGGATGGCGACACGATCATCGCTCGCACCGAACTGGGCCGCGCGCGACGGGTGGCCATCGCCGGGCATCTCGACACCGTGCCGATCAACCGGAACCTCCCGGTGCGGAACGAGCTCGATGCGGTGACGGGCGAGCCCATGATCTGGGGTCGCGGTACGGTCGACATGAAGGCCGGTGTCGCGGTGCAGCTCGCGCTCGCGGCCGAGTTGAGCGATCCGGCGGTCGACCTGACCTGGATCTGGTACGACCATGAGGAGGTCGCGTCGCACCTGAGCGGTCTGGGGCGCGCGGTGCGCAACCACCCCGAGCTCTTCGCCGCAGACTTCGCGATTCTCGGCGAGCCCTCGAACGGCACCATCGAGGGCGGCTGCAACGGCACGCTGCGAGCGAGGGTGACGATGCGCGGCCGCCGAGCCCACTCCGCGCGCGGCTGGATGGGGGTGAACGCGATCCATCGCGCGGGCGACCTGCTGCAGCGGCTCTCGCGGTACGAGGCCGACCGGATCGTCGTCGACGGTCTGGAGTACCGAGAAGGGGTGAATGCCGTTCGCGTCGAAGGGGGTGTCGCGGGCAATGTGATCCCGGATGTCTGCGTGGTCGAGGTCAACTACCGCTTCGCTCCGAGCCGCACGGAGGAGGAAGCCGCCGCGTTCATCCGGGAGTTCTTCGATGACGCCGACGAGGTGGAGATCGTGGATCTCGCACCGGGCGCTCGACCGGGGCTCGATGCTCCGCTCGCGCAGCGCTTCGTGGCCGCAGTCGGCGTCGAGCCGACGGCGAAGTTCGGCTGGACCGATGTGTCCCGATTCGCCGCACTCGGCATCCCGGCGGTCAACTTCGGGCCCGGGGACGCGCTGCTCGCCCACGCCGACGACGAGCGCGTGCCGGTCGCGCAGATCGAGTTCACGGCCGCCGCCCTGCGCTCCTGGCTCGCTGCCGATGAGCGTCCGGCGCAGGCCCGAGCCTGA
- a CDS encoding Mrp/NBP35 family ATP-binding protein, whose product MRPITELGMVQSVAVDDAGRAEVSILLTISGCPAARRIEADVLAATRGAPGIVEAAVEVGVMTPEQRRAFTERVRGDRASRPQQFGPESLTRVIAVTSGKGGVGKSSLTAGLAVAMAAQGLTVGLVDADVFGFSIPGILGLSRDGRTEQPTRVDDMILPPVAHGVKTISIGMFLGDADPRSTAVSWRGPMLHRTIEQFLRDVWFGDLDVLLLDLPPGTGDIAISVGQLLPQAEVLVVTTPQEAAADVAVRSALVARQTGQRVIGVVENMAGLAQADGTVLDVFGSGGGRLVSERLSAPAETGAPPEEVPLLGSVPLSPAFRAAGDRGEPAVLTDPEDPAAAELLRVARRIIDLGRGLAGRSLGIAPR is encoded by the coding sequence ATGCGTCCGATCACCGAGCTCGGGATGGTGCAGAGCGTCGCGGTCGATGACGCGGGTCGCGCCGAGGTATCGATCCTGCTCACCATCTCCGGATGCCCGGCCGCGCGGCGCATCGAGGCCGATGTGCTCGCCGCCACCCGGGGTGCCCCCGGAATCGTCGAGGCAGCGGTGGAGGTCGGCGTGATGACCCCGGAGCAGCGCCGGGCGTTCACCGAGCGCGTGCGCGGCGATCGGGCGTCGCGCCCGCAGCAGTTCGGCCCGGAGTCGCTGACCCGGGTCATCGCGGTGACGAGCGGGAAGGGCGGAGTGGGCAAATCGTCGCTGACCGCGGGGCTCGCCGTGGCGATGGCCGCCCAGGGGCTCACCGTCGGCCTCGTCGACGCCGACGTGTTCGGGTTCTCCATCCCCGGCATCCTCGGCCTCAGCCGCGACGGGCGCACCGAACAGCCCACGCGTGTCGACGACATGATCCTGCCCCCCGTCGCGCACGGCGTGAAGACGATCTCGATCGGCATGTTCCTCGGCGATGCGGATCCGCGCAGCACCGCCGTCTCGTGGCGGGGCCCGATGCTGCACCGCACGATCGAGCAGTTCTTGCGCGACGTCTGGTTCGGCGATCTCGACGTGCTGCTGCTCGATCTGCCCCCGGGCACCGGCGACATCGCGATCAGCGTCGGGCAGCTGCTGCCGCAGGCCGAAGTGCTCGTGGTGACCACGCCGCAGGAGGCGGCGGCCGACGTCGCCGTGCGCAGCGCACTCGTCGCCCGGCAGACCGGGCAGCGGGTCATCGGCGTCGTGGAGAACATGGCCGGTCTCGCGCAGGCCGACGGCACCGTGCTCGACGTGTTCGGCAGCGGCGGTGGCCGACTCGTCTCCGAACGGTTGAGCGCGCCCGCGGAAACCGGTGCGCCCCCCGAGGAGGTCCCCCTGCTCGGCAGCGTGCCGCTCAGCCCCGCGTTCCGCGCAGCCGGGGATCGTGGCGAGCCCGCAGTGCTCACCGACCCGGAGGATCCCGCGGCGGCCGAGCTGCTGCGCGTGGCGCGTCGCATCATCGACCTCGGACGCGGCCTCGCCGGCAGGTCGTTGGGGATCGCCCCGCGCTGA
- a CDS encoding magnesium transporter MgtE N-terminal domain-containing protein → MSVTRVFVGRLAGRGVFDPVGDRIGKVRDVLVVFRAAGAPRVVGLIVEIPGKRRVFVPIGRVTSIGSGQVITTGLINVRRFEQRGGETRMIAELIGRDVQLAPEQTGAAATTARIEDAAIERSRSGEWLVSEVFVRLPKPAAPFSRGDSRIVRWSELRWPSSAAGSQSAELLIQTMVDLKPADLAEALLELPQHRMLEVIGELPDERVADALEEMSEQDQLALLAQLPSDRTADVLDRMEPDDAADLISALPTAQGEELLDLMEPEEAEDVRRLLEYDADTAGGLMSPAPIVLSGESSVAEGLAMIRRAEIPPAMASAVYVTHPPYETPTGEYIGMAHFQRMLRFPPHERLVSLIDTEIEPVTVDASAAEVSRRLASYDLVAMPVVDGQRHLVGVVTVDDVLDHLLPDDWRHADDDPSSPAAWGAAR, encoded by the coding sequence GTGAGTGTTACGAGGGTCTTCGTCGGGCGCCTCGCGGGGCGCGGGGTGTTCGATCCGGTCGGCGACCGCATCGGCAAGGTGCGCGACGTGCTGGTCGTCTTCCGTGCGGCGGGCGCCCCCCGCGTGGTCGGCCTCATCGTCGAGATCCCGGGCAAGCGCCGCGTCTTCGTGCCGATCGGGCGGGTCACCTCGATCGGATCCGGGCAGGTCATCACGACCGGTCTCATCAATGTGCGCCGCTTCGAGCAGCGCGGCGGAGAGACCCGCATGATCGCGGAACTCATCGGCCGCGACGTGCAGCTGGCTCCGGAGCAGACCGGCGCAGCCGCCACGACCGCCCGCATCGAGGACGCCGCGATCGAGCGCAGCCGCTCCGGCGAGTGGCTCGTCTCCGAGGTGTTCGTGCGCCTGCCGAAGCCCGCTGCGCCGTTCAGCCGCGGCGACTCCCGCATCGTGCGGTGGTCGGAGCTGCGCTGGCCGAGCTCGGCCGCCGGCTCGCAGTCGGCCGAGCTGCTGATCCAGACGATGGTCGATCTGAAGCCGGCCGACCTGGCCGAGGCGCTGCTCGAGCTGCCGCAGCACCGCATGCTCGAGGTGATCGGCGAGCTGCCGGACGAGCGGGTCGCCGACGCCCTCGAGGAGATGAGCGAGCAGGATCAGCTCGCGCTGCTCGCTCAGCTGCCCTCCGACCGCACCGCCGACGTGCTCGATCGCATGGAGCCCGACGACGCCGCAGACCTCATCTCGGCGCTCCCGACCGCACAGGGCGAGGAGCTGCTCGATCTGATGGAGCCGGAGGAAGCGGAGGATGTGCGCCGCCTGCTCGAGTACGACGCCGACACCGCCGGCGGGCTCATGAGCCCCGCCCCGATCGTGCTGTCGGGCGAGTCGAGCGTCGCCGAGGGGCTCGCCATGATCCGGCGCGCCGAGATCCCGCCGGCCATGGCCTCCGCCGTCTACGTGACGCACCCGCCCTACGAGACGCCGACCGGCGAGTACATCGGCATGGCCCACTTCCAGCGAATGCTGCGCTTCCCGCCCCACGAGCGCCTGGTCTCGCTCATCGACACCGAGATCGAGCCGGTCACCGTCGACGCGAGCGCCGCCGAGGTGTCGCGCAGACTCGCGAGCTACGACCTCGTCGCCATGCCCGTCGTCGACGGGCAGCGCCACCTCGTGGGAGTGGTCACGGTCGACGACGTGCTCGATCATCTGCTGCCCGACGACTGGCGGCACGCCGACGACGATCCCAGCTCGCCCGCAGCATGGGGCGCGGCCCGATGA